The proteins below are encoded in one region of Coffea arabica cultivar ET-39 chromosome 4c, Coffea Arabica ET-39 HiFi, whole genome shotgun sequence:
- the LOC113738627 gene encoding tRNase Z TRZ1 isoform X1 → MEEEKKKSKFGGQRREQGKRGLEIEGYQIEGISIAGHETCVIIPSLNLAFDIGKCPQRAISQQFLFISHGHMDHIGGLPMFVATRGLYRMAAPTVIVPKTIKENVETIFQAHRDMDQSELNHTLIGLDVGEEFYLRKDLKVKAFKTYHVIPSQGYVVYSVKQKLKDEYIGLPGNEIKKLRLSGVEITYTTTTPEVAFTGDTTSDFIVDSNNIDALRAKVLIMESTYVEDTMTVDDARDYGHTHLSEIIHHADLFENKAILLIHFSSRYQLDVIQHAISSLAPPLAGRVFALTDGF, encoded by the exons AtggaggaggagaagaagaagagcaaATTCGGTGGCCAAAGAAGGGAGCAAGGAAAGAGGGGATTGGAAATTGAAGGGTATCAAATTGAAGGGATATCAATAGCAGGGCATGAGACCTGCGTGATAATCCCTTCTCTCAACTTAGCTTTTGACATTGGAAAATGCCCACAACGTGCTATTTCGCAACAGTTCCTCTTTATCTCCCATGGCCACATGGATCACATT GGAGGACTGCCAATGTTTGTTGCAACTCGTGGATTATACAGAATGGCAGCCCCAACTGTAATTGTGCCAAAAACCATAAAGGAAAATGTTGAAACGATTTTTCAAGCACATAGAGATATGGATCAATCAGAATTGAACCATACTTTGATTGGCTTGGATGTGG GAGAAGAATTTTACTTGAGAAAGGACCTTAAAGTAAAAGCCTTCAAGACTTACCATGTCATACCCAGCCAG GGTTATGTAGTTTATTCAGTAAAGCAGAAACTTAAGGACGAATATATTGGGCTTCCAGGGAACGAGATAAAGAAATTGAGGTTATCAGGTGTGGAG ATTACATATACTACAACAACGCCTGAAGTTGCTTTCACAGGAGACACAACGTCAGACTTCATTGTGGATAGCAACAATATTGATGCTTTAAGAGCAAAGGTCCTTATTATGGAA AGCACATATGTTGAAGACACCATGACGGTGGATGATGCAAGGGATTATGGGCACACGCATTTGTCAGAG ATAATTCACCATGCAGATCTGTTTGAAAACAAAGCGATTCTTTTGATCCACTTTTCGTCTCGCTATCAATTGGAT GTCATTCAACACGCAATTTCTTCACTGGCTCCACCTTTGGCAGGCCGAGTATTTGCCCTTACAGATGGTTTCTAA
- the LOC113738514 gene encoding uncharacterized protein, translating to MSLLETIIKASSGLARPDYESEYPIVLNPDPVFLNLKPENEDPIDRILVKKDDGWPISQNDAERIELGRNFFKKLRRKLKNANSFTKDEFFEMFNPFLEKNGEILGISAKIGRREEGYSVKLVEKVGYLMGRDVRGLILEACIVLELWDVLESLFVNKLVLHSCVSNLVNNLIEKRRSDLIVLCVKHIGDIQTYEIMCILKYFLCPSKEGYESMVSVRKDWESQALLAIEKVSDKNLTAKKLSVARDASLLIMVAYDGFSVSELCLHYLLASKNVDDVILASCISKLNGLEMMSLIQYLSKWLKKYERFPQVSPCPKASSVLGLKVCEWIPSLQDVVRCLGLVIDEHFSSLVLHPEFHEELRSLGGLASSLAAEARLCGSLANLTERLRTDHRG from the exons ATGTCGTTACTAGAAACAATCATAAAAGCTTCATCCGGCCTGGCTCGGCCGGATTATGAGTCAGAGTACCCTATAGTTCTGAACCCAGACCCCGTTTTCCTGAACCTTAAGCCTGAAAATGAGGACCCAATTGATAGAATACTAGTTAAAAAGGATGATGGTTGGCCGATTTCGCAAAATGATGCTGAAAGAATTGAATTAGGCCGAAATTTCTTCAAGAAGTTGAGAAGAAAGCTGAAGAATGCTAACAGTTTCACTAAAGATGAGTTTTTTGAGATGTTCAATccatttttggagaaaaatgggGAGATATTAGGAATTTCGGCTAAAATTGGTAGGCGGGAGGAAGGTTATAGTGTGAAATTGGTTGAAAAGGTGGGATATTTAATGGGGAGAGATGTGAGGGGCTTAATTTTGGAGGCTTGTATTGTTTTGGAGCTCTGGGATGTTTTGGAGAGTTTGTTTGTTAATAAGCTTGTTCTGCATTCCTGTGTTTCTAATTTGGTTAATAATTTGATTGAAAAAAGGAGGTCTGATTTGATTGTGTTGTGCGTTAAGCACATCGGTGACATTCAGACTTACGAAATTATGTGTATTTTGAAGTATTTTCTGTGTCCCTCAAAGGAGGGGTATGAGAGTATGGTTAGTGTGaggaaggattgggagagtCAAGCATTGTTAGCTATTGAAAAGGTTAGTGATAAGAATCTTACTGCGAAGAAATTGAGTGTGGCAAGGGATGCTTCTTTGTTGATTATGGTGGCATATGATGGATTCTCAGTATCAGAATTGTGCTTACATTATTTGCTAGCATCAAAGAATGTTGATGATGTGATATTGGCATCTTGTATTAGTAAGTTGAATGGTTTGGAAATGATGAGTTTGATTCAGTATTTGAGCAAGTGGTTGAAGAAGTATGAGAGGTTTCCTCAAGTGAGTCCTTGTCCAAAGGCATCTTCAGTGTTGGGGCTGAAAGTTTGTGAATGGATTCCAAGTCTTCAAGACGTTGTCAGGTGTCTTGGTTTGGTTATAGATGAGCACTTTTCTTCTTTGGTTCTGCATCCCGAGTTTCATGAGGAGTTGAGATCCTTAGGAGGACTGGCTAGTTCTTTAGCTGCAGAAGCAAGGCTCTGTGGTTCTCTGGCAAATTTGACTGAGAGGTTGAGAACAGATCATAGAG GCTAA
- the LOC113738627 gene encoding tRNase Z TRZ1 isoform X2 yields the protein MEEEKKKSKFGGQRREQGKRGLEIEGYQIEGISIAGHETCVIIPSLNLAFDIGKCPQRAISQQFLFISHGHMDHIGGLPMFVATRGLYRMAAPTVIVPKTIKENVETIFQAHRDMDQSELNHTLIGLDVGEEFYLRKDLKVKAFKTYHVIPSQITYTTTTPEVAFTGDTTSDFIVDSNNIDALRAKVLIMESTYVEDTMTVDDARDYGHTHLSEIIHHADLFENKAILLIHFSSRYQLDVIQHAISSLAPPLAGRVFALTDGF from the exons AtggaggaggagaagaagaagagcaaATTCGGTGGCCAAAGAAGGGAGCAAGGAAAGAGGGGATTGGAAATTGAAGGGTATCAAATTGAAGGGATATCAATAGCAGGGCATGAGACCTGCGTGATAATCCCTTCTCTCAACTTAGCTTTTGACATTGGAAAATGCCCACAACGTGCTATTTCGCAACAGTTCCTCTTTATCTCCCATGGCCACATGGATCACATT GGAGGACTGCCAATGTTTGTTGCAACTCGTGGATTATACAGAATGGCAGCCCCAACTGTAATTGTGCCAAAAACCATAAAGGAAAATGTTGAAACGATTTTTCAAGCACATAGAGATATGGATCAATCAGAATTGAACCATACTTTGATTGGCTTGGATGTGG GAGAAGAATTTTACTTGAGAAAGGACCTTAAAGTAAAAGCCTTCAAGACTTACCATGTCATACCCAGCCAG ATTACATATACTACAACAACGCCTGAAGTTGCTTTCACAGGAGACACAACGTCAGACTTCATTGTGGATAGCAACAATATTGATGCTTTAAGAGCAAAGGTCCTTATTATGGAA AGCACATATGTTGAAGACACCATGACGGTGGATGATGCAAGGGATTATGGGCACACGCATTTGTCAGAG ATAATTCACCATGCAGATCTGTTTGAAAACAAAGCGATTCTTTTGATCCACTTTTCGTCTCGCTATCAATTGGAT GTCATTCAACACGCAATTTCTTCACTGGCTCCACCTTTGGCAGGCCGAGTATTTGCCCTTACAGATGGTTTCTAA
- the LOC113739339 gene encoding uncharacterized protein: MAKKLVGVMRDHPNMTSKGVEAELRKYGIKPSKMQIFRVKNKALNEIKGAHAESYSKLPSYAELLRNNNPNSICKIHYDRPNLLIEPKFLRIFISFRAQKLGFLEGCRPFVGFDGCFLKGPFGGVLLTAVALDANNSIFPIAFAVTECKNKDTWRWFFYYFQEFFGPLDNNIPLTFMSDRQKGLNLAYEEIFFDATSRHCCRHICCNFKSQFPGILLRSFFWKVAKSYDVVGYNKAMASIKDINIAAWRYLDKILKSS, from the coding sequence ATGGCCAAGAAGCTGGTTGGTGTCATGAGAGATCATCCTAATATGACCAGCAAAGGTGTAGAGGCAGAGTTGAGAAAGTATGGTATAAAGCCGAGTAAAATGCAGATTTTCAGAGTTAAGAACAAAGCactaaatgaaataaaaggcGCACATGCTGAATCTTATTCTAAACTCCCCTCATATGCTGAACTGTTAAGGAACAATAATCCCAATAGCATTTGTAAAATACATTATGATAGGCCAAATTTGTTAATTGAGCCTAAATTTCTGAGAATATTTATTAGCTTTAGAGCTCAAAAGCTGGGATTCCTAGAAGGTTGTAGACCTTTTGTGGGATTTGATGGATGTTTCTTGAAGGGTCCATTTGGAGGTGTGCTTCTCACAGCAGTTGCTTTGGATGCAAACAACAGCATTTTTCCAATAGCATTTGCTGTAACTGAATGCAAGAATAAGGATACTTGGAGATGGTTCTTCTACTACTTTCAAGAGTTTTTTGGACCATTAGACAACAACATCCCTTTAACTTTCATGAGTGATAGGCAGAAGGGACTGAATCTTGCTTATGAGGAGATATTTTTTGATGCAACTAGTAGGCATTGTTGTAGGCATATATGTTGCAATTTCAAGTCTCAATTTCCAGGAATATTACTTAGAAGTTTCTTTTGGAAGGTAGCAAAAAGTTATGATGTTGTTGGCTATAATAAAGCAATGGCAAGTATTAAAGATATTAACATTGCTGCTTGGAGATATCTGGACAAAATTCTAAAAAGTTCCTGA